The Paenibacillus macerans genome includes a window with the following:
- a CDS encoding nitrate reductase subunit alpha yields the protein MGDKQNKLLQALKHLRRGEVINEGWTEESPRGRDWESLYRGRWQHDKVVRSTHGVNCTGSCSWNVFVKDGIITWETQKTDYPTTGADFPEYEPRGCPRGASFSWYTYSPLRVKYPYIRGELYEMWREEMAAVKDPVAAWENLVSDPQKRARYVKARGKGGFVRGDWDVACQMIAAATIHTIKRYGPDRVVGFSPIPAMSMVSYSAGTRFLSLIGGTILSFYDWYADLPPASPQVWGDQTDVPESGDWYNTKYFIIWGTNIPQTRSPDAHFMVEARYNGTKVVGVSPDYSEYEKFADIWLPARAGTDAALAMAMTHVILKEFYVDRETPYFMNYVKKFTDLPFLVLVKEENGMTRSDRFLRAADLADLGDGQELAEWKTVVWDTASGKPEAPNGSEGFRWDQSSRWNLDLNKPDGTPIDPQLTFIQGADEVVQVDFPYFAEKAGETVRRGVPVKHLKSVSGETFKVATVYDLMMAHAGVPRGLPGDYPADYDDMKPYTPAWQEAITGVKKSHCIQVAREFADNAAKTGGRSMIAMGGGTNHWYHSDQIYRSILNLVMLTGAQGVNGGGWAHYVGQEKVRPLEGWQQIAFAGDWIRPPRLQNGTSYFYFVTEQFRYEVRVSEEQDTPWGGRYGKMHPADVNALAVRLGWLPSFPQFTQNSLDLARQLREKGLTDDQEAVREIARMAAEDELDWAIEHPNDPRNFPRVFFNWRSNLLGDSGKGHEYFAKHMIGADNQVLTDPSLSWRPEDVRTDDVPPEGKTDLFVSIDFRMTSSGLFSDIVLPAATWYEKHDLSSTDMHPFIHPFNPAISPPWQSKSDWDAFREIAKTFSELAEKHLPACEDVMMTPLGHDSPDEVAQVHGRIKDWRKGEIAAVPGKSMPHFLIVPRDYKDVYGKMITIGPNIRKGYGSKAVNIPGERVYEQLLARLGASKREGVGKGQPDLYDDRQVIEAILLMSGATNGERAVEGWRDMEQKTGKKLVEIALPRAEEAFTLFDITAQPRQAISAPVWSGLEKDNRRYSPFTLNTEYSIPWRTLTGRQSFYLDHEMILDFGEALPLYLPPLRHVPFLKGEKGVPENGKSLTLRYLTPHQKWGIHTMFTDTNQMTTLFRGWQVVWLNEKDGASIGIKDNDWIEVYNRNGVVAARAVLTYRIPEGIAYMYHAQDRTLGVPGTSITKQRGGTHNSVTRITLKPTHMIGGYAQLSYGFNYYGPTGNQRDTLTIIRPLKEVDWLED from the coding sequence GTGGGCGATAAGCAAAACAAGTTGCTCCAGGCGCTGAAACATTTGCGGCGCGGCGAAGTCATTAATGAGGGATGGACGGAGGAAAGCCCGCGGGGGCGGGATTGGGAAAGCCTGTACCGCGGCCGCTGGCAGCATGACAAGGTCGTCCGCTCCACGCATGGGGTGAACTGCACCGGTTCCTGCAGCTGGAATGTGTTCGTGAAGGACGGCATCATCACGTGGGAGACGCAAAAGACGGATTATCCGACGACAGGCGCCGATTTTCCGGAATACGAGCCGCGCGGCTGCCCGCGGGGAGCCAGCTTCTCCTGGTACACCTACAGCCCCCTGCGCGTGAAGTACCCGTATATTCGCGGGGAGCTCTACGAAATGTGGCGGGAGGAAATGGCCGCCGTAAAAGACCCCGTTGCAGCCTGGGAGAACCTGGTCAGCGATCCGCAAAAAAGAGCGCGTTACGTCAAAGCCCGGGGGAAAGGCGGATTCGTGCGCGGCGATTGGGACGTGGCCTGCCAGATGATCGCCGCGGCCACGATCCACACGATCAAGCGGTACGGGCCCGACCGCGTCGTAGGGTTCAGCCCGATTCCGGCCATGTCCATGGTCAGCTACTCGGCGGGAACCCGGTTCCTGTCGCTGATCGGCGGGACGATCCTGAGCTTTTACGACTGGTATGCCGATCTTCCGCCCGCTTCGCCGCAAGTATGGGGCGATCAAACCGATGTGCCGGAGAGCGGGGACTGGTACAATACGAAATATTTTATCATCTGGGGGACGAACATTCCGCAAACCCGCTCGCCGGACGCCCATTTTATGGTCGAGGCGCGTTACAACGGCACCAAGGTGGTTGGCGTGAGCCCCGATTATTCCGAATACGAGAAATTCGCCGATATTTGGCTGCCGGCCCGGGCCGGCACGGACGCGGCGTTGGCGATGGCGATGACGCACGTCATTCTCAAAGAGTTTTATGTGGATCGGGAGACCCCCTATTTCATGAATTATGTGAAAAAATTCACTGATCTTCCGTTTCTCGTCCTCGTGAAGGAGGAGAACGGAATGACCCGTTCGGACCGCTTCCTGCGGGCGGCCGACTTGGCCGACTTGGGCGACGGGCAGGAGCTTGCCGAATGGAAAACCGTTGTCTGGGACACAGCGTCGGGGAAACCGGAGGCACCGAACGGGAGCGAAGGGTTCCGCTGGGATCAAAGCAGCCGTTGGAACCTTGATCTGAACAAGCCGGACGGAACTCCAATCGACCCGCAGCTGACATTTATCCAGGGTGCCGACGAAGTCGTACAGGTGGATTTTCCGTATTTCGCGGAAAAAGCGGGTGAAACGGTGCGGCGCGGCGTCCCGGTCAAGCATCTCAAGAGCGTGTCGGGCGAGACGTTTAAGGTGGCGACGGTGTATGACCTGATGATGGCCCACGCCGGCGTTCCGCGCGGCCTGCCCGGCGATTATCCGGCCGATTACGACGATATGAAGCCTTATACGCCGGCCTGGCAGGAGGCGATCACCGGGGTCAAAAAGTCGCATTGCATCCAGGTGGCCCGCGAGTTTGCCGATAACGCGGCCAAAACGGGCGGCCGTTCGATGATCGCCATGGGCGGGGGCACCAATCACTGGTATCACAGCGATCAGATCTACCGCTCGATCCTGAACCTGGTGATGCTGACCGGCGCGCAGGGCGTTAACGGAGGCGGCTGGGCCCACTATGTCGGTCAGGAAAAAGTGCGGCCGCTCGAGGGCTGGCAGCAGATCGCCTTTGCCGGCGACTGGATCCGGCCGCCGCGGCTGCAGAACGGCACTTCGTATTTTTACTTTGTGACGGAGCAGTTCCGCTACGAGGTACGCGTGAGCGAAGAGCAGGATACGCCCTGGGGCGGGCGGTACGGCAAAATGCATCCGGCCGACGTCAATGCGCTGGCCGTGCGGCTTGGCTGGCTGCCATCGTTCCCGCAATTCACCCAGAATTCCCTCGATCTGGCGCGGCAACTCCGCGAAAAGGGGCTGACGGACGATCAGGAGGCCGTGCGGGAAATCGCCAGGATGGCGGCGGAAGACGAACTCGACTGGGCGATCGAGCATCCGAACGACCCCCGCAACTTTCCGCGGGTGTTTTTCAACTGGCGCTCGAATCTGCTGGGGGACAGCGGCAAAGGGCATGAATATTTCGCCAAACATATGATCGGGGCGGACAATCAGGTGCTGACCGACCCAAGCCTCTCCTGGCGGCCGGAGGATGTGCGCACCGACGACGTGCCGCCGGAAGGCAAAACGGATCTGTTCGTCAGCATCGATTTTCGCATGACCAGCTCCGGGCTGTTTTCGGACATCGTGCTGCCGGCGGCGACCTGGTACGAAAAACACGATTTGAGCAGCACGGACATGCATCCGTTCATCCATCCGTTTAATCCGGCGATTTCGCCGCCATGGCAAAGCAAAAGCGACTGGGACGCGTTCCGGGAGATCGCCAAGACGTTTTCCGAGCTTGCGGAGAAGCATCTCCCTGCCTGCGAAGACGTGATGATGACTCCGCTCGGCCATGACAGCCCGGACGAGGTAGCCCAGGTGCACGGGAGGATCAAGGATTGGCGCAAAGGGGAAATCGCGGCGGTTCCCGGTAAAAGCATGCCGCATTTTCTCATCGTGCCGCGCGATTACAAGGACGTTTACGGCAAGATGATTACGATCGGGCCCAACATCCGCAAAGGGTACGGCTCGAAGGCGGTGAATATCCCCGGCGAGCGGGTTTACGAACAATTGCTGGCCCGGCTTGGCGCCTCGAAGCGTGAAGGCGTCGGCAAAGGCCAGCCGGATTTGTATGACGACCGCCAGGTGATCGAAGCGATCCTGCTGATGTCGGGGGCGACGAACGGAGAGCGCGCCGTGGAAGGATGGCGCGACATGGAGCAGAAGACCGGCAAAAAACTCGTGGAGATCGCCCTGCCGCGCGCGGAGGAAGCCTTTACGCTGTTCGACATCACGGCCCAACCCCGCCAGGCTATTTCCGCGCCCGTCTGGAGCGGGCTGGAGAAGGACAACCGCCGCTATTCGCCATTTACGCTGAACACCGAATACAGTATTCCTTGGCGGACATTAACCGGGCGGCAGAGCTTTTATCTCGACCATGAAATGATCCTCGACTTCGGGGAGGCTTTGCCGCTGTATTTGCCGCCGCTAAGGCATGTTCCTTTTCTCAAAGGGGAGAAAGGCGTGCCGGAGAACGGGAAATCGCTGACGCTCCGTTACTTGACCCCGCACCAGAAATGGGGCATCCATACGATGTTCACCGACACCAACCAGATGACGACTTTGTTCCGCGGCTGGCAGGTCGTCTGGCTGAACGAGAAGGACGGGGCTTCCATCGGGATCAAGGACAACGATTGGATTGAGGTATACAACCGCAACGGCGTCGTCGCGGCCCGGGCTGTGCTGACGTACCGGATTCCGGAAGGCATCGCCTACATGTATCATGCCCAGGACCGCACGCTGGGCGTACCCGGGACGTCGATCACCAAGCAGCGCGGCGGTACGCATAACAGCGTGACGCGGATTACGCTCAAGCCGACCCACATGATCGGGGGCTACGCCCAGTTAAGCTACGGGTTCAACTATTA
- a CDS encoding hemerythrin domain-containing protein, with protein sequence MSGPSLRRADSHGLIHEAALEEAGELAELLERSLRRGERDKALDIAWIAVEHWESRTLQHAQSEEEGLYLEAVELKPQLRDVIIALTRDHDLLRELVAEIKARLERGEMDEQVLQRFQALILIDQIHNRDEEEMVEKELEESRHGAVFGPKVDGPAAG encoded by the coding sequence ATGTCAGGGCCCTCTTTGAGACGAGCGGACAGCCACGGTCTGATTCATGAGGCCGCGCTTGAGGAAGCCGGAGAATTGGCGGAATTGCTGGAGCGGAGTTTGCGCCGGGGCGAACGGGACAAAGCGCTTGACATCGCCTGGATCGCTGTCGAACATTGGGAATCGCGCACGCTCCAGCACGCGCAAAGCGAGGAAGAGGGATTATACCTGGAGGCGGTAGAGCTGAAGCCGCAGCTTCGGGACGTGATTATCGCTTTGACCCGGGACCACGATTTGCTGCGGGAACTGGTCGCCGAAATCAAAGCGCGGCTGGAGCGGGGCGAGATGGACGAGCAGGTGCTGCAGCGGTTTCAGGCGCTCATTCTGATCGACCAGATACATAACCGGGATGAAGAAGAAATGGTGGAAAAGGAATTGGAGGAGAGTCGCCATGGAGCGGTTTTCGGCCCCAAAGTTGACGGCCCTGCTGCCGGATAA
- a CDS encoding transposase yields the protein MEMRPEDKYSQIFEHLDLAPVMQALSKPKRRGRKEELNYPAMVYSLLIAKMEGIEFVSSIIKRLESSEEFRIQCRFTGSDRIPSESTYSRLNLALQQKGLLEQVLDRLVRAAHAEGFLTGAHIAVDSSAVEAWDCQYGESAAKRRAARKQKQKKESSVQQLEMEPVLPVSETEPTKPTKPVYGRGNCSAEEKERRRKEREAYEASLPPFEKKIENMLPFTYDELFEAMPRSASRCTKKNSKGKLTTWYGYKANIVVDTDSQYVLSGVLSSAHLNDQRMAVLLLKGLPLKFPMLKVKYGLGDKGYDSTPIYELIRSLQAYPIIDIIHHTAPPEGMNLDYGPVCKEGHAYRYDSFDPKYETLRYTRPSECKECPFAESGCQKVFKIRIETDVRKHTYPARGSKGFKELYKKRTAVERVFAYLKGYYGLKRTRHRGVRANVDFQLSILAYNLTKFALDKLNKRLPQAA from the coding sequence ATGGAAATGCGCCCCGAAGATAAGTACAGCCAAATCTTCGAGCATTTGGATCTTGCCCCAGTCATGCAGGCACTCAGCAAACCAAAACGTCGCGGGCGTAAGGAAGAATTAAATTATCCAGCCATGGTATATTCGCTGCTCATCGCAAAGATGGAGGGTATAGAATTCGTCTCTTCCATCATAAAACGTCTGGAAAGCAGCGAGGAGTTTCGCATCCAATGCCGGTTCACCGGCTCGGACCGTATACCAAGCGAATCGACCTACTCTCGGCTGAATCTGGCGCTGCAGCAAAAGGGTCTGCTCGAACAGGTGCTGGACCGTTTGGTGAGAGCCGCTCATGCCGAGGGTTTCTTAACGGGAGCTCATATCGCCGTCGATTCCTCGGCGGTTGAAGCGTGGGACTGCCAATATGGAGAATCTGCTGCCAAACGCCGAGCCGCAAGGAAACAGAAGCAAAAGAAGGAATCTTCGGTGCAACAGCTCGAAATGGAGCCCGTTCTCCCCGTGTCTGAGACCGAACCCACGAAGCCGACAAAGCCGGTTTACGGGCGTGGAAATTGCTCGGCCGAAGAAAAGGAGCGCCGCCGTAAAGAACGGGAAGCATACGAGGCGAGCCTGCCCCCTTTCGAAAAGAAAATAGAAAACATGTTGCCCTTCACCTACGACGAGCTGTTTGAAGCGATGCCCAGGTCTGCTTCGCGTTGCACCAAGAAAAATTCGAAAGGCAAGCTCACCACCTGGTATGGCTATAAAGCCAACATCGTAGTGGATACCGATAGTCAGTATGTGCTCAGCGGGGTACTGAGCTCGGCTCATTTGAACGACCAACGCATGGCTGTACTGTTGCTCAAAGGTCTTCCACTTAAGTTTCCCATGCTGAAGGTGAAATATGGGTTGGGGGACAAAGGCTACGACAGCACGCCCATTTACGAGTTGATTCGTTCGCTCCAAGCTTACCCGATCATTGATATCATCCACCATACGGCTCCGCCGGAAGGGATGAATCTTGATTATGGTCCGGTTTGCAAAGAAGGCCACGCCTATCGGTACGACAGCTTTGATCCCAAGTATGAGACACTTCGGTATACCCGTCCAAGCGAGTGCAAGGAATGTCCGTTTGCGGAATCCGGCTGCCAAAAGGTGTTTAAAATTCGGATCGAAACGGACGTGCGTAAGCACACCTATCCGGCAAGAGGCAGCAAAGGGTTTAAAGAACTGTACAAAAAGCGAACGGCTGTCGAGCGTGTCTTTGCCTATCTCAAGGGTTACTATGGATTGAAACGAACACGTCACCGCGGTGTCCGAGCCAACGTCGACTTCCAACTCAGTATACTTGCGTACAACCTAACCAAGTTTGCACTCGATAAGTTGAATAAACGCCTGCCTCAAGCAGCATAA
- the yhbH gene encoding sporulation protein YhbH, with product MSSPERYNFVVSKEDWSLHRKGYQDQQRHQEKVREVIRQNLPDLVTEENIIMSDGKQIIKVPLRNLEEYRFIHNYQKQKHVGQGDGSSEVGDVLGQDSPKDNGKGGKAGDRPGIDYVEADISIEELEDMLFEELELPFIQEKDKDELETESYRFNDIRKKGLMSNIDKKRTILENLRRNATAGTPGIHGITPDDLRYKTWEEVVIPHSNAVIIAMMDTSGSMGAFEKYCARSFFFWMTRFLRRQYEKVEIVFLAHHTEAKEVSEEEFFTRGESGGTICSSVYQKALEIIDSRYPPSSYNIYPFHFSDGDNLTSDNERCTKLIVELMKRCNLFGYGEVNQYNRGSTLMSAYRNIKQEKFMYYVIKEKGEVYNALKRFFHKREGGAAS from the coding sequence ATGTCTTCGCCCGAACGGTACAATTTCGTCGTCTCCAAAGAGGATTGGTCGCTGCACCGCAAAGGCTATCAGGATCAGCAGCGCCACCAGGAGAAGGTGCGGGAAGTCATCCGGCAAAATCTCCCCGATCTCGTAACCGAGGAAAACATCATTATGTCCGACGGAAAACAGATCATTAAGGTACCCCTCCGCAATTTGGAGGAATACCGGTTTATCCATAACTATCAGAAACAAAAGCATGTCGGCCAGGGCGACGGAAGCAGCGAGGTCGGCGACGTGCTTGGCCAGGACAGTCCCAAAGACAACGGAAAAGGCGGCAAAGCCGGCGATCGGCCGGGGATCGACTACGTGGAGGCGGACATCAGCATCGAGGAGCTGGAGGATATGCTGTTCGAGGAGCTGGAGCTGCCGTTCATTCAGGAAAAAGACAAAGACGAATTGGAGACCGAATCTTACCGTTTCAACGATATACGCAAAAAAGGCCTCATGTCCAACATCGACAAAAAGCGGACGATCCTGGAAAATCTCCGCCGCAACGCGACGGCCGGCACGCCGGGCATCCACGGCATCACGCCCGACGATCTGCGCTACAAAACGTGGGAGGAAGTCGTCATTCCCCACTCCAACGCCGTCATCATCGCCATGATGGATACGTCGGGCAGTATGGGCGCGTTCGAAAAATATTGCGCGCGCAGTTTTTTCTTCTGGATGACCCGCTTTTTGCGGCGGCAGTATGAAAAGGTGGAAATCGTGTTTCTCGCCCACCACACGGAGGCCAAGGAAGTCAGCGAGGAAGAGTTCTTCACCCGCGGCGAAAGCGGCGGCACGATCTGCTCGTCCGTGTACCAAAAAGCGCTGGAAATCATCGATTCCCGTTACCCCCCGTCCAGCTACAACATCTACCCGTTCCATTTCTCGGACGGCGATAACCTGACGAGCGACAACGAACGCTGCACCAAGCTGATCGTCGAGCTCATGAAGCGCTGCAATCTGTTCGGCTACGGTGAGGTCAACCAGTACAACCGCGGCAGCACCTTGATGTCCGCTTACCGGAACATCAAGCAGGAGAAATTCATGTATTACGTCATCAAGGAAAAAGGCGAGGTTTATAACGCGCTGAAGCGGTTTTTCCACAAACGCGAAGGGGGTGCGGCCAGTTGA
- a CDS encoding SpoVR family protein, with amino-acid sequence MNSQHEQLEYAIAEIMEIADSFGLDYYPMRYEICPADIIYTFGAYGMPTRFSHWSFGKTFNKMKMQYDLGLSKIYELVINSNPCYAFLLEGNSLIQNKLIVAHVLAHCDFFKNNVRFSGTNRDMVESMSATAERISRYELIYGAGTVESFLDDVLAIQEHVDPQLIKPKRYDKRRQMEEKLRLAKEGRQGRIKPKEYDDLWELDVIANKREAAAEAKTKAKESSFPPEPEKDVVWFIQEYSETLEDWQRDIMSMLREEMLYFWPQMETKIMNEGWASYWHQRIIRELDLTSDETIEFAKLNASVVQPSQQSLNPYYLGLKIFEDIERRWDNPTKEEQERFGREPGQGREKIFEVRELDSDISFLRSYLTKDLVRDLDLYIFEKQGPEWKITDKTWEHIRDQLVATRVNGGSPYIVVQDGDYLRSGELLLKHQYEGLELDLKYLEHTLPHVYRLWGRPVHLETVVEDKRALFSYDGQKHLRKML; translated from the coding sequence TTGAACAGCCAACATGAGCAGCTCGAATACGCGATCGCGGAAATTATGGAAATCGCCGACTCCTTTGGTCTCGATTATTATCCGATGCGTTACGAAATCTGTCCCGCCGACATCATTTATACGTTTGGCGCCTATGGCATGCCTACCCGCTTTTCGCATTGGAGCTTCGGCAAAACGTTCAATAAGATGAAAATGCAATACGACCTCGGGCTCAGCAAAATCTACGAGCTCGTTATCAACTCGAACCCGTGTTACGCCTTTCTGCTGGAAGGCAACTCCTTGATCCAAAACAAGCTGATCGTCGCGCATGTGCTGGCGCATTGCGATTTTTTCAAAAACAACGTCCGCTTCTCCGGCACCAACCGGGATATGGTAGAAAGCATGTCCGCCACCGCCGAGCGGATCAGCCGCTACGAACTGATCTACGGCGCGGGTACGGTGGAAAGCTTCCTCGACGACGTGCTGGCCATCCAGGAGCATGTCGACCCGCAGCTCATCAAGCCGAAACGGTACGACAAACGCCGGCAGATGGAAGAGAAGCTGCGGCTGGCCAAAGAAGGGCGGCAGGGGCGGATCAAGCCGAAGGAATACGACGACCTGTGGGAACTCGACGTGATCGCGAACAAACGCGAAGCCGCAGCCGAAGCCAAAACCAAAGCCAAAGAGTCCTCTTTCCCCCCCGAGCCGGAGAAAGACGTCGTCTGGTTCATCCAGGAATACTCGGAAACGCTGGAGGACTGGCAGCGGGATATCATGAGCATGCTGCGCGAGGAAATGCTGTACTTCTGGCCGCAGATGGAGACTAAGATCATGAACGAAGGCTGGGCCTCCTATTGGCACCAGCGCATTATCCGCGAACTCGACCTGACCAGCGACGAAACGATCGAATTCGCCAAGCTGAACGCCTCGGTCGTGCAGCCCTCGCAGCAAAGCCTTAACCCGTATTATCTCGGGCTGAAAATCTTCGAGGATATCGAACGCCGCTGGGACAATCCGACGAAGGAGGAACAGGAGCGCTTCGGCCGCGAGCCCGGACAGGGCCGGGAAAAGATTTTCGAAGTGCGCGAGCTCGACTCCGATATCTCCTTCCTGCGCAGCTATTTGACCAAGGACCTGGTGCGCGACCTCGACCTGTACATTTTCGAGAAGCAGGGCCCGGAATGGAAAATCACCGATAAGACGTGGGAACACATCCGCGATCAACTGGTAGCCACCCGCGTAAACGGCGGTTCCCCGTACATCGTCGTCCAGGACGGCGACTACCTGCGCTCCGGCGAACTGCTGCTAAAACATCAATATGAAGGCCTTGAGCTCGACCTGAAATACTTGGAGCATACGCTCCCCCACGTCTACCGTTTATGGGGCCGCCCCGTCCACCTGGAAACCGTGGTCGAAGACAAACGCGCGCTGTTCTCCTACGACGGGCAGAAGCATCTGCGGAAGATGTTGTAA
- a CDS encoding pentapeptide repeat-containing protein codes for MHNSFLTNNDMSDCYFLSISFEEVNLSECILSKIVFDYASLIHSNIRICVGIKASFDGTDLSFVNISGYDLRRASFRRVNLSYAKFSNVDLTNALIHERRKTKNGA; via the coding sequence ATGCACAATTCGTTTTTGACTAATAATGATATGAGTGATTGCTATTTTTTAAGTATATCATTCGAAGAAGTGAATCTCTCGGAGTGTATACTGAGTAAAATAGTATTTGATTACGCCTCCCTAATACATTCAAATATAAGAATTTGTGTAGGTATAAAAGCGTCTTTTGATGGTACAGACCTTAGCTTTGTTAATATATCTGGATATGACTTGAGGCGAGCATCATTTCGAAGAGTAAATTTAAGCTACGCAAAGTTTTCTAATGTTGACTTAACAAATGCTCTAATACACGAGAGGCGCAAAACCAAAAACGGTGCTTGA
- a CDS encoding peptidoglycan-binding domain-containing protein codes for MELKVDPARINGLADEVRRLEQQFGDQVTVTLKRVSELASRTSSAYSEPGVRSAISEVERRMERIRQLSREIGDELRTKEKTLRWAANEYTRQEQESFLKAKQLKLPVTLNPFDAFPTTSGNKTSVFPLPFSAFSLFSRAAVYLPIHVEPLTKELTLDPEHNSDEVLKLQERLQELGYELEASGYFDSATLAAVNRYKEKYGLDNAGDRQGIVDENVWRTLFGTLSGLLTVQMHGQAYSEPLKMAQLRLQELGFEVEANGYFDEATVRALEGFREVYEKDQDGLQGVIGQATWQALFNIPKVEPVEEAKHEPQYFIMADDPRSYSLDDVLNRDDPEVQERLKQTCWADLTKEEQDRIYNEQKELEKKEENEMRQKQSGIGNPFFANLMVGGSNAVVNAINTASAGLPELLAEWIMGPEPEGYVNPLDDPYGKGVGEAAGNVAGFFLPFKYVKAVKTPAALSKLSPTVVRSMTAGAIFGTATEASDAVTDFKNDGDQDLTGRAQNIALDTAMAGAGDVTFTYAFKLISSALKSTAGQKLNGWLKRSEVDEVPATQGNLETLVPSKMAEGTSNLFNTLENLGLNTPQNMVRAKKLQAVGVTEENITKVIQNEMNSSTFIQKKILNLDEFKYLNAEQRSAVISAINDGRVDSNGQSITFEQASNIANKIKEKFPNKTIEIWTSDGDVIK; via the coding sequence TTGGAACTGAAGGTTGATCCGGCCCGCATTAACGGGCTTGCAGACGAAGTACGCCGGTTGGAGCAACAGTTCGGAGATCAAGTCACAGTTACGCTAAAAAGGGTATCGGAGTTAGCCAGTAGAACAAGTTCGGCTTATTCCGAGCCGGGAGTCCGCTCCGCAATATCTGAAGTGGAGCGGCGGATGGAGCGGATTAGGCAGTTGTCCCGGGAGATCGGCGACGAATTGCGCACGAAAGAGAAAACGCTGCGCTGGGCGGCGAACGAGTATACTCGCCAAGAGCAGGAGTCCTTTTTGAAGGCAAAGCAGTTAAAACTTCCGGTTACCTTAAACCCATTTGACGCGTTCCCCACGACTTCAGGGAATAAAACGAGCGTCTTTCCTTTGCCGTTTTCGGCGTTTTCCTTATTCTCCCGGGCAGCGGTTTATCTCCCTATCCATGTGGAGCCGCTTACGAAAGAACTGACTCTGGATCCGGAGCATAACAGCGACGAAGTTTTAAAGCTACAAGAAAGATTGCAGGAACTGGGATACGAGCTGGAAGCGAGCGGGTATTTTGACTCGGCCACGCTGGCAGCAGTTAATCGATATAAGGAAAAGTATGGCCTGGACAATGCCGGCGATCGGCAAGGAATCGTGGATGAAAATGTGTGGCGAACCTTGTTCGGGACGTTAAGCGGGCTGCTGACGGTGCAAATGCACGGTCAGGCCTATTCCGAGCCGTTGAAAATGGCGCAGCTGCGGTTGCAAGAGCTGGGGTTTGAGGTCGAGGCGAACGGCTATTTTGATGAAGCTACCGTACGCGCGTTGGAAGGGTTCCGGGAGGTTTACGAGAAGGATCAAGACGGGCTCCAGGGTGTAATCGGGCAGGCAACCTGGCAGGCGCTGTTTAATATTCCGAAAGTGGAACCGGTTGAGGAGGCCAAGCACGAGCCGCAATACTTTATTATGGCCGATGATCCGCGAAGCTATTCGCTGGACGATGTGCTAAACCGCGATGATCCGGAAGTTCAGGAGCGGCTGAAACAGACCTGTTGGGCAGATTTGACCAAGGAAGAACAAGACAGGATATATAACGAACAGAAAGAGCTTGAGAAAAAAGAAGAAAACGAAATGCGGCAAAAACAAAGCGGCATCGGCAATCCTTTTTTCGCGAACCTAATGGTCGGCGGGTCAAATGCCGTGGTGAACGCAATCAACACGGCCTCGGCAGGATTGCCGGAGCTGCTTGCCGAATGGATTATGGGACCGGAGCCGGAAGGATACGTAAATCCGCTGGATGATCCGTACGGCAAAGGAGTTGGCGAAGCTGCCGGAAATGTAGCCGGGTTCTTTTTGCCCTTTAAATATGTGAAGGCAGTGAAAACACCGGCGGCCCTCTCCAAGCTATCGCCGACGGTGGTCAGATCCATGACGGCGGGAGCGATCTTCGGCACGGCCACCGAAGCATCTGACGCGGTAACCGACTTCAAGAATGACGGCGACCAAGACCTCACAGGCCGCGCCCAAAATATCGCCCTCGATACCGCTATGGCCGGAGCCGGGGACGTGACCTTCACCTATGCGTTTAAGCTCATTTCCAGCGCGCTCAAGAGTACAGCGGGACAAAAGCTGAACGGGTGGCTGAAGCGTTCGGAAGTGGATGAGGTGCCGGCAACGCAAGGAAACTTGGAGACGCTGGTACCGAGTAAGATGGCTGAGGGGACGAGTAATCTTTTCAATACACTGGAGAATTTAGGGTTAAATACACCACAGAATATGGTTCGTGCTAAAAAATTGCAAGCTGTAGGTGTAACAGAAGAGAACATCACTAAAGTGATTCAAAATGAAATGAACTCTTCCACGTTTATTCAAAAGAAAATTTTGAACTTGGATGAATTTAAATATCTTAATGCTGAACAGCGAAGTGCAGTAATTTCAGCAATTAATGATGGTAGAGTTGATTCAAATGGTCAGAGTATTACTTTTGAGCAAGCGAGTAATATTGCAAATAAAATTAAGGAGAAATTCCCAAACAAAACTATTGAAATATGGACATCAGATGGGGATGTCATTAAGTAG
- a CDS encoding DUF4279 domain-containing protein, protein MDKTNVKVEFIITGEEFNVTEISDLLKLIPSKSWDKGDDIPGKSIKRVETIWMIETEYEESLDINEQLSKILDSILDKKLILKEIKTKYSLEYVFAIVINVENNEKPSMYFNHDFIEFASEIKAEFYVDLYIYS, encoded by the coding sequence ATGGATAAAACAAACGTGAAAGTAGAATTCATTATCACTGGTGAAGAGTTTAACGTTACTGAGATAAGCGATTTATTAAAGCTAATTCCGTCGAAATCTTGGGATAAAGGAGATGATATACCTGGAAAGAGCATCAAAAGAGTGGAGACAATTTGGATGATTGAAACTGAATATGAAGAATCTCTTGACATCAACGAACAACTGTCTAAAATTCTTGACAGTATTTTAGACAAAAAACTTATCTTGAAGGAAATCAAAACAAAGTATAGCCTTGAATATGTTTTTGCAATAGTAATAAACGTAGAAAATAATGAAAAGCCTTCAATGTACTTTAATCATGATTTTATTGAATTTGCCAGTGAAATAAAAGCCGAGTTTTACGTAGACCTATATATTTACTCATAA